A genomic segment from Candidatus Viadribacter manganicus encodes:
- a CDS encoding SixA phosphatase family protein — protein MRTLILLRHAKAVRAHEADSDEERGLTGRGRRDAAAAGAAMAEAGLKPTLALISTAERTRETAQHGLANFAPEMRFEDALYHAAPESIWDAFTASDAESVVIVGHNPGIGDLVSMLVHQAHDGSKLARDLSGRFPTSAFAAFEIKGEVMRAAGPRLIAAWKPLRGDD, from the coding sequence ATGCGAACTCTGATCCTCCTGCGGCACGCCAAGGCCGTCCGCGCCCATGAAGCCGATAGCGACGAAGAGCGGGGTCTAACCGGGCGAGGGCGCAGGGATGCCGCCGCCGCGGGCGCGGCGATGGCGGAGGCTGGGCTGAAGCCGACGCTTGCTCTGATCTCAACGGCTGAACGCACGCGCGAAACCGCCCAGCATGGCTTGGCGAATTTCGCCCCAGAGATGCGCTTTGAGGATGCGCTTTATCATGCCGCCCCCGAGAGCATTTGGGATGCCTTCACTGCGAGCGACGCCGAAAGCGTCGTCATCGTCGGGCACAATCCGGGCATTGGCGATCTTGTTTCAATGCTGGTGCATCAGGCGCACGACGGATCAAAGCTTGCGCGCGATCTGAGCGGGCGCTTTCCGACGTCCGCCTTTGCGGCGTTTGAAATCAAAGGCGAGGTCATGCGCGCGGCAGGTCCGCGATTGATTGCTGCTTGGAAGCCGTTGCGCGGTGACGACTAG
- a CDS encoding pyridoxal phosphate-dependent decarboxylase family protein, producing the protein MRNEELRAVLHDVAERAASFRESRAEAPARPLKSYAELQTAFEAPTPEHGAPIGELILELATLTEAGLANMVGPRFFGWVIGATEPAGMAADWLTSAWAQNVGNAHATPAASACEERVGAWLLDLLDLPRESSVGFVTGATLANFTCLAAARGEVLRRAGWDAEADGLFGAPPVHVVLGEEAHSTVFSGLRYLGLGAKRVVSVPVNEQGLMKPGAFAKAVEKLDGPIIAIAQAGHINSGGFDPFEEIAAAAHEKGAWLHVDGAFGLWARACPDRAHLSRGLQLADSWGVDGHKWLQTPHDSAYAVVRNAEAHRRAMLIAASYLPAGVERHPADFVPELSRRGRAFATWAMIKSLGREGIATMVARHCAQARRMAERLGKEPGIEIMNDVVLNQVAVRLGANLDGAEADALTDRTIARIQNDGVCFVGGANWRGRQIIRVSVISANTTDDDIDRSAEAILSAWRAELHANA; encoded by the coding sequence ATGAGGAATGAAGAGTTGCGCGCGGTGTTACACGATGTCGCTGAACGGGCTGCGTCGTTTCGTGAAAGCCGCGCCGAGGCGCCGGCTCGTCCTCTGAAATCTTATGCGGAGCTGCAAACGGCCTTCGAGGCGCCGACGCCCGAGCACGGCGCACCGATTGGTGAACTGATCTTGGAATTGGCGACACTGACAGAAGCCGGCCTCGCTAACATGGTCGGCCCGCGCTTTTTTGGTTGGGTGATCGGCGCAACCGAACCGGCCGGCATGGCCGCTGACTGGCTGACGAGCGCGTGGGCTCAGAACGTCGGTAATGCGCACGCCACGCCTGCAGCGTCCGCCTGCGAAGAACGCGTGGGTGCGTGGTTGCTTGATCTCCTGGATTTGCCGCGAGAGTCTTCCGTCGGCTTCGTTACAGGCGCGACGCTCGCGAACTTTACCTGCCTCGCTGCAGCGCGCGGAGAGGTGCTGCGGCGCGCTGGTTGGGACGCGGAAGCGGACGGCTTGTTCGGCGCTCCGCCAGTTCATGTTGTGCTCGGAGAAGAGGCGCACTCGACCGTCTTTTCCGGTCTTCGCTATCTGGGACTCGGCGCGAAGCGCGTTGTCAGTGTCCCGGTCAATGAGCAGGGGCTCATGAAGCCTGGCGCGTTCGCAAAGGCAGTTGAAAAACTCGACGGGCCGATCATCGCGATCGCGCAAGCTGGCCATATCAATTCCGGTGGCTTTGATCCGTTCGAAGAGATTGCAGCAGCCGCACATGAAAAGGGCGCTTGGCTGCACGTTGATGGCGCGTTCGGATTGTGGGCGAGAGCGTGCCCGGACCGTGCGCACCTATCGCGCGGGCTCCAGTTGGCGGATTCATGGGGCGTCGACGGCCACAAGTGGCTGCAGACGCCCCATGACAGCGCTTATGCGGTCGTACGGAATGCAGAGGCGCACCGGCGCGCAATGTTGATCGCGGCTTCCTATCTTCCGGCGGGTGTTGAGCGTCACCCGGCCGATTTTGTGCCGGAGCTTTCGCGTCGCGGGCGCGCTTTTGCGACTTGGGCGATGATCAAGTCGCTCGGGCGTGAGGGGATTGCGACAATGGTAGCCCGCCACTGCGCGCAAGCGCGGCGTATGGCCGAGCGGTTAGGCAAAGAGCCCGGCATCGAAATCATGAACGATGTTGTCCTGAACCAAGTCGCGGTGCGTCTTGGAGCGAATCTTGACGGCGCTGAGGCGGACGCACTCACCGATCGCACAATCGCTCGCATTCAAAATGACGGCGTGTGCTTCGTTGGCGGCGCGAACTGGCGCGGCCGGCAGATCATTCGTGTCTCTGTCATCAGCGCCAACACGACCGATGATGACATCGATCGAAGCGCAGAAGCGATACTGAGCGCTTGGCGCGCAGAATTGCACGCAAACGCCTAG
- the metF gene encoding methylenetetrahydrofolate reductase [NAD(P)H] yields MSVEHLQDLIVDTSTRKRETRVSFEFFPPKSEKLEADLWASIRKLEPLAPSFVSVTYGAGGSTRDRTHRTVARMVSETSLKPAAHLTTVAASRTEVDAVLRDYWRAGVRRIVALRGDPPGGVGMPYLQHPNGYASAIELVEAASRIGAFDISVAVHPEKHPSSANFEHDIVNFKRKLAAGATRGISQFFFEADIFLRFRDRLARAGVYAPILPGIMPVTNVNGLRKMVEACGATLPRWMVRLFEGLDDDPETRRLVTAVTTAQLCARLAAEGVEDFHFYTLNRADLTYSICRILGVRAKEQTP; encoded by the coding sequence ATGAGCGTTGAACACCTTCAAGATCTGATCGTTGATACCTCTACGCGCAAGCGCGAGACGAGGGTGTCGTTCGAGTTTTTTCCGCCCAAGAGTGAAAAGCTCGAAGCTGATCTTTGGGCCTCTATCCGCAAGCTTGAACCGCTTGCGCCGAGCTTTGTGTCGGTGACCTACGGCGCAGGCGGCTCTACGCGCGACCGTACGCACCGAACGGTCGCACGCATGGTCAGCGAAACGTCGCTGAAGCCGGCCGCGCACCTCACCACCGTCGCTGCGAGCCGCACCGAAGTGGACGCCGTCTTGCGCGATTACTGGCGCGCTGGAGTACGTCGTATCGTGGCGTTGCGCGGCGACCCGCCTGGCGGCGTCGGCATGCCTTACCTGCAGCACCCGAATGGCTATGCGAGCGCCATTGAGTTGGTTGAAGCTGCCTCCCGTATCGGCGCTTTCGATATTTCCGTCGCCGTTCACCCCGAAAAACATCCCTCGAGTGCGAACTTCGAGCACGACATCGTCAATTTCAAACGCAAGCTCGCGGCCGGCGCTACGCGCGGCATCTCGCAATTTTTCTTCGAGGCCGATATCTTCTTGCGCTTCCGCGACCGGCTGGCGCGCGCCGGCGTCTACGCGCCGATCTTGCCTGGAATTATGCCGGTGACGAACGTGAATGGTCTCCGCAAAATGGTGGAAGCCTGCGGCGCAACGCTGCCGCGCTGGATGGTGCGCCTGTTCGAGGGGCTGGACGATGATCCAGAAACGCGCCGTCTCGTCACTGCAGTGACCACCGCGCAGCTTTGTGCGCGCCTGGCGGCGGAAGGGGTCGAGGACTTCCACTTCTACACGCTGAACCGCGCTGACCTTACATACTCTATCTGCCGTATCCTCGGTGTACGCGCAAAGGAGCAAACCCCATGA
- a CDS encoding ArsR/SmtB family transcription factor, which produces MAALRAAGEQTRLRALALLTEGELAVGELAQALGQSQPRVSRHLKLLTEAGLVERAPEGAWVFYRLARAHTTERQFAEAALAMLDPSDPVLARDADRLHEIRAARDDAAAAYFERNAADWDRVRALHLPEADIDSAILEAAGAGPFDLMVDVGVGQGRMIQLFADRVRRAEGFDTSRQMLAIARASLDDLKAKAAVQFGDAYAPPIESGAADLVTIHQVLHFLSDPGRAIGEAARLLAKGGRLVIVDFAPHALEFLREEHAHRRLGFSDAEIAEWCEAAGLSRPKTTTLAPNKREALTVKIWAGVKP; this is translated from the coding sequence GTGGCGGCCCTACGGGCGGCCGGAGAGCAAACACGGCTTCGCGCGCTCGCATTGCTGACAGAAGGCGAACTGGCCGTCGGTGAGCTCGCGCAGGCCTTGGGTCAGAGCCAGCCACGCGTGAGCCGGCATTTGAAATTGCTGACTGAGGCCGGCCTCGTAGAGCGCGCACCCGAGGGGGCCTGGGTGTTCTATCGTCTGGCGCGCGCGCACACGACCGAGCGTCAGTTCGCTGAGGCCGCGCTGGCGATGTTGGATCCAAGTGACCCGGTGTTGGCGCGCGATGCCGACCGCCTTCACGAAATTCGCGCTGCGCGTGATGACGCCGCTGCAGCATACTTCGAACGCAACGCTGCCGACTGGGATCGCGTTCGCGCGTTGCACTTGCCCGAAGCAGATATCGATAGTGCTATTTTGGAAGCGGCGGGCGCTGGTCCTTTTGACCTGATGGTCGATGTTGGCGTTGGTCAAGGCCGCATGATCCAGCTCTTTGCCGATCGCGTGCGCCGCGCCGAGGGCTTCGATACCTCGCGGCAGATGCTCGCGATCGCGCGTGCGTCGCTGGATGATTTGAAGGCGAAAGCCGCCGTACAATTCGGTGACGCCTATGCGCCGCCGATCGAGAGTGGCGCAGCCGATCTTGTCACCATCCACCAGGTTTTGCACTTCCTGTCCGATCCAGGGCGCGCCATTGGCGAGGCCGCGCGCCTTCTGGCGAAAGGTGGCCGGCTCGTGATTGTAGATTTTGCGCCGCACGCGCTCGAATTCCTCCGTGAAGAGCATGCACACCGCCGTCTCGGCTTTAGCGATGCGGAAATCGCCGAATGGTGTGAGGCGGCGGGTCTGTCGCGTCCGAAAACAACGACGCTCGCGCCAAATAAGCGCGAGGCGCTCACCGTAAAAATCTGGGCTGGGGTCAAGCCATGA
- a CDS encoding S24 family peptidase, whose protein sequence is MNHAHIWRAIDALAARKGMSASGLARAAGLDPTTFNKSKRQAPDGKPRWPSTESISRALAAAEASWDEFAALLAGPDGAGRAIPIVAMARAGAHGFFDEGGFPVGADETVRFPDLGEDRVYALEIAGDSMEPTYRAGDVVIVQPGAAVRRGDRVVVRTRSGEVMAKVLGRKNDQTVELTSLNPTHKPRELAVTDIEWMARILWASQ, encoded by the coding sequence ATGAACCACGCCCACATTTGGCGCGCGATTGACGCCTTGGCGGCTCGCAAGGGCATGAGCGCCTCCGGTCTTGCGCGCGCGGCCGGGCTCGACCCCACCACATTCAACAAATCAAAGCGCCAAGCGCCGGATGGCAAGCCGCGTTGGCCCTCAACCGAAAGCATTTCGCGCGCGCTCGCGGCCGCCGAGGCAAGTTGGGATGAGTTTGCAGCCCTGCTCGCAGGGCCCGATGGCGCAGGCCGCGCAATCCCAATCGTCGCCATGGCGCGCGCGGGAGCTCACGGCTTCTTCGATGAAGGCGGCTTTCCTGTCGGCGCGGACGAAACAGTTCGCTTTCCTGATCTCGGCGAAGATCGGGTCTACGCGCTCGAAATAGCTGGCGATTCAATGGAGCCAACCTATCGCGCCGGCGATGTGGTGATCGTGCAGCCGGGCGCTGCGGTGCGGCGCGGCGATCGCGTCGTCGTGCGCACGCGCTCTGGCGAGGTGATGGCGAAGGTGCTTGGCCGGAAGAATGATCAGACGGTGGAACTAACGTCGCTCAATCCGACGCACAAACCGCGCGAACTTGCCGTCACCGACATCGAATGGATGGCGCGCATTCTCTGGGCGAGCCAATAG
- a CDS encoding VacJ family lipoprotein gives MRGLVSVMALAACLAAPTIASAQEASADASAAAPVAAVTSAQASNDPWEGFNRGMFSVHQAIDGAVLEPVARGYRVATPRLFRSGVSNFLRNLKGPVIFANDVLQGEVNRAGTTAGRFAINTTVGIAGIFDPATSMGLERHDEDFGQTLAVWGMPSGPYLFVPLFGPSTLRDSAGQAVDNAFDPLTYADFDDVDTARAARGMISGIAQREALIDQIDSFEAQGGDLYITYRSAYEVAREAAIQNGRANVQDLPDFDDINEEPVTNTPNGGASAEAIQQQADQIQSAENSAVFTEAPVLPTSTQD, from the coding sequence ATGCGGGGACTAGTTTCTGTCATGGCTTTGGCGGCCTGCTTGGCCGCCCCGACTATCGCGTCCGCGCAAGAAGCGTCGGCGGATGCGAGTGCGGCTGCACCTGTCGCAGCCGTGACTAGCGCTCAGGCGAGCAACGATCCGTGGGAAGGCTTCAACCGCGGCATGTTCAGTGTGCACCAGGCCATCGATGGCGCGGTGCTCGAGCCGGTTGCGCGCGGTTATCGCGTAGCGACGCCGCGCTTGTTTCGTTCTGGCGTTTCGAACTTTCTGCGCAATCTCAAAGGCCCGGTGATCTTCGCAAACGATGTGCTGCAAGGCGAAGTCAACCGCGCAGGCACAACCGCTGGCCGCTTCGCCATCAACACAACCGTCGGCATCGCAGGGATTTTCGACCCCGCGACAAGCATGGGCCTTGAACGGCACGACGAAGATTTCGGCCAAACACTTGCTGTTTGGGGCATGCCGTCTGGTCCGTACCTCTTCGTACCATTGTTCGGACCATCAACGTTGCGCGACAGCGCCGGACAAGCTGTCGACAACGCATTCGATCCTCTCACCTATGCCGATTTTGACGATGTCGACACTGCGCGCGCCGCGCGCGGCATGATTTCGGGCATCGCACAGCGCGAGGCGCTTATCGATCAAATCGACTCGTTTGAAGCGCAAGGCGGCGATCTCTACATCACCTACCGCAGCGCATACGAAGTTGCGCGCGAGGCGGCGATCCAAAACGGTCGCGCCAATGTCCAAGATTTGCCGGACTTCGACGACATTAATGAAGAGCCAGTAACAAACACGCCGAATGGAGGCGCTAGCGCTGAAGCAATTCAGCAACAGGCGGATCAAATCCAATCGGCTGAGAATTCAGCAGTCTTCACGGAAGCGCCTGTGCTTCCCACCTCGACGCAGGACTGA
- a CDS encoding homocysteine S-methyltransferase family protein: MMKREDRLAALNAEMAKRLLILDGSMGAYLQGFGLQSEDFHGTRFADHASPLKGNNDLLSLTRPEIITKVHDAYLAAGVDIIETNTFSATRISQAEYALEAISFELNLEGARLARAACDKFEQADGRPRAVAGALGPTTKLLSMSPEVGDPGRRDSDFDTMASNYEEQTLGLIEGGADLLLIETITDTLNCKSALWGAWEAFDKTGVELPIWISGTITDRSGRTLSGQTVEAFYNSVRHAKPWAIGLNCALGPADMRAFLADLSRVAECAVSAYPNAGLPNAMGGYDETPLSMEVHYAEWARAGLLNIAGGCCGTTPEHIAHLKHAVEGVKPRIPNAHDERMKLAGLEPFTAAA; this comes from the coding sequence ATGATGAAGCGCGAAGATCGTTTGGCCGCGCTGAATGCCGAAATGGCTAAGCGACTTCTGATCCTTGATGGATCCATGGGCGCCTACTTGCAGGGCTTCGGTTTGCAATCCGAAGATTTCCACGGAACGCGCTTTGCCGATCATGCAAGCCCGCTGAAGGGCAACAACGATCTGCTGTCGCTCACGCGCCCCGAAATCATCACCAAGGTGCACGATGCGTATCTCGCTGCTGGTGTCGACATCATCGAGACCAACACCTTCAGCGCCACGCGCATCAGCCAAGCTGAGTATGCTTTGGAAGCTATCAGCTTCGAGTTGAACCTTGAGGGCGCTCGCTTGGCGCGGGCGGCGTGTGATAAGTTTGAACAGGCAGATGGCAGGCCGCGCGCCGTTGCGGGCGCACTCGGCCCGACAACCAAGTTGCTCTCGATGTCGCCCGAAGTTGGCGATCCGGGCCGTCGTGACAGTGACTTCGACACGATGGCCTCAAACTACGAAGAGCAAACGCTGGGTCTGATCGAAGGCGGCGCCGATTTGCTGCTGATCGAGACCATCACCGATACGCTAAATTGCAAGAGTGCGCTCTGGGGCGCGTGGGAAGCGTTCGACAAGACCGGCGTCGAGCTTCCAATTTGGATCAGCGGCACCATCACGGATCGTTCTGGCCGCACGCTATCGGGCCAGACCGTCGAGGCGTTTTACAATTCCGTCCGCCACGCCAAGCCCTGGGCAATCGGCTTGAATTGCGCTCTAGGCCCCGCCGACATGCGCGCGTTCCTTGCCGATTTGTCGCGCGTAGCCGAATGCGCGGTAAGCGCCTATCCGAACGCCGGCTTGCCAAATGCGATGGGCGGTTACGACGAGACGCCGCTTTCGATGGAGGTGCATTACGCCGAGTGGGCGCGCGCAGGCCTGCTGAACATTGCCGGCGGCTGCTGCGGAACCACGCCCGAGCACATCGCGCATCTGAAGCACGCTGTCGAAGGTGTAAAACCACGCATTCCCAATGCGCACGACGAGCGCATGAAACTTGCCGGCCTTGAACCCTTCACGGCAGCGGCATGA
- a CDS encoding quinone-dependent dihydroorotate dehydrogenase, translating to MTSPHDLVTRGLRLIDPETAHHAALLGLRAQLGPRARADRWPRLNTNLAGLELPNPIGMAAGFDKNCEAPDALLRSGFGFVECGTVTPLPQAGNPKPRIFRLSEDRAVINRLGFNNKGLDAFADRLAARAGRPGIVGANVGANKESADRTADYVLGMGRVWKPASYVTANISSPNTPGLRGLQERGALEELLGRLREARAPLTVAHGRRPLFLKVAPDLDDAAIEDIAEIALSYELDALIVSNTTLQRPPHLTSDNREEQGGLSGQPLFQISTQTLRTFAQVLNGRLPLIGVGGVENGMTAFAKIKAGASAVQLYSAMVFQGPSLVARILDELDGLLMAEGFDHISEAVGVERS from the coding sequence GTGACTTCTCCGCACGATCTCGTGACGCGCGGCCTGCGCTTGATTGATCCAGAGACGGCGCACCACGCCGCGCTCCTTGGATTGCGCGCGCAGCTTGGGCCGCGCGCGCGCGCCGATCGTTGGCCGCGTTTGAACACAAACCTCGCCGGCCTTGAGCTTCCCAATCCCATCGGCATGGCCGCCGGGTTCGATAAAAATTGCGAGGCGCCAGACGCGTTGCTGCGGTCCGGTTTTGGTTTCGTCGAGTGTGGCACCGTCACGCCGCTGCCGCAGGCGGGCAATCCCAAGCCGCGCATTTTTCGGTTGAGCGAAGACCGCGCGGTCATCAACCGTCTCGGCTTCAACAATAAGGGCCTTGATGCTTTTGCCGATCGTTTGGCCGCGCGTGCAGGCAGGCCCGGTATCGTCGGCGCAAACGTTGGCGCCAACAAAGAAAGCGCTGACCGCACCGCCGATTACGTGCTCGGCATGGGCCGGGTTTGGAAACCCGCATCTTACGTCACAGCGAATATCTCGTCTCCGAACACGCCGGGCTTGCGCGGTTTGCAGGAACGCGGTGCGCTCGAAGAATTGTTGGGCAGATTGCGTGAAGCACGCGCGCCGCTCACCGTCGCCCATGGCCGCCGGCCGCTGTTCTTGAAGGTGGCGCCGGATCTCGACGATGCCGCAATCGAAGACATCGCCGAGATCGCGCTGAGTTACGAACTCGACGCGCTTATCGTGTCGAACACGACGTTGCAGCGTCCGCCGCATCTCACGTCGGATAACCGCGAAGAGCAGGGCGGGCTTTCTGGTCAGCCGCTGTTTCAGATTTCAACGCAGACGTTGCGCACTTTTGCGCAGGTGCTCAATGGCCGCTTGCCCTTGATTGGGGTCGGCGGGGTTGAGAACGGCATGACAGCGTTCGCCAAGATCAAAGCGGGCGCAAGCGCCGTGCAGCTTTATTCGGCCATGGTCTTCCAGGGGCCAAGTCTGGTGGCGCGTATTCTCGATGAACTCGACGGCCTGCTCATGGCCGAAGGCTTCGATCATATTTCAGAAGCCGTTGGCGTAGAGCGCTCTTAG
- a CDS encoding lysine--tRNA ligase, whose amino-acid sequence MSDLTTLAAAAKAWPFEQARLVLERRQKKPKDVVVFETGYGPSGLPHIGTFGEVVRTSMVRHAFRVLTGDKIKTKIICVSDDMDGMRKIPDNIPNPKALEPYLQMPLTVVPDPFGTHESFAHHNNARLRAFLDSFGFDYEFKSATELYKSGAFDAALLNALKAYDEIMAIMLPTLGEERRKTYSPFLPISPKSGRVLYVPMKKIDAANGTITFDDEDGEEITQSVTGGRAKMQWKPDFGMRWAALGVDFEMFGKDHQPNQQVYARICKALGAEPPVNYVYELFLDQNGEKISKTKGNGISVEQWLAYAAPESLSLYNFQKPRTAKKLYFDVIPKAVDEYLTYVESYHSQNIAEQIENPAWHIHAGNPPKDLTPISFALLTNLVSASNAETKELLWAFIGKYAPDTTPQTHPFLDKLTDYAIAYFNDFVKPTKKFRAATDKERAAFEDLITRLDALPADTTDGETIQNEVYAVGKDHGFEPLRDWFKALYEVLFGVESGPRFGQFAAIFGVRETSALLKRGLAGELLQAG is encoded by the coding sequence ATGTCTGATCTCACCACCCTCGCTGCCGCCGCCAAAGCTTGGCCCTTCGAACAAGCGCGCCTGGTGCTTGAACGGCGCCAAAAGAAGCCCAAGGACGTGGTCGTCTTCGAAACCGGGTACGGTCCTTCGGGATTGCCGCACATCGGCACGTTCGGTGAAGTGGTGCGCACCTCAATGGTGCGCCACGCTTTTCGCGTACTCACCGGCGACAAGATCAAGACCAAGATCATCTGCGTCTCGGATGACATGGATGGGATGCGTAAGATCCCGGACAATATTCCGAACCCGAAGGCGCTTGAGCCCTACTTGCAAATGCCGCTCACGGTCGTGCCCGACCCCTTCGGTACGCACGAGAGTTTCGCACATCACAACAATGCGCGGCTGCGCGCATTCCTGGATAGCTTCGGCTTCGACTACGAATTCAAGTCAGCAACTGAGCTCTATAAGTCAGGCGCCTTCGACGCTGCATTGCTCAATGCGTTGAAGGCCTATGACGAGATCATGGCCATTATGTTGCCGACCCTCGGCGAGGAGCGCCGCAAGACCTACAGCCCCTTCCTGCCGATATCGCCCAAAAGCGGCCGCGTGCTCTATGTGCCGATGAAGAAGATCGACGCCGCGAACGGCACGATCACCTTCGACGACGAAGATGGCGAGGAGATCACTCAGTCGGTCACGGGCGGCCGCGCCAAGATGCAGTGGAAGCCGGACTTCGGCATGCGCTGGGCGGCGCTGGGCGTCGATTTCGAAATGTTCGGCAAGGACCACCAGCCGAACCAGCAAGTCTACGCGCGCATCTGCAAGGCGCTGGGCGCTGAGCCGCCGGTCAATTACGTATATGAACTCTTCCTCGACCAAAACGGCGAGAAGATTTCAAAGACCAAGGGCAACGGCATTAGCGTCGAGCAATGGCTCGCGTACGCCGCGCCAGAATCACTGTCGCTCTATAATTTCCAAAAGCCACGAACGGCGAAGAAGCTCTATTTCGATGTCATCCCGAAGGCGGTCGATGAGTATCTGACCTACGTCGAGAGCTATCACAGCCAAAACATCGCCGAGCAGATCGAAAATCCTGCATGGCATATCCACGCCGGCAATCCGCCGAAGGATCTGACGCCGATTTCGTTCGCGCTGCTCACCAATCTCGTCTCGGCGTCAAATGCCGAAACGAAGGAATTGCTGTGGGCGTTCATCGGCAAGTACGCGCCGGACACAACGCCGCAAACGCACCCCTTCCTCGACAAGCTCACGGATTACGCGATCGCGTACTTCAACGATTTCGTGAAGCCGACGAAGAAATTCCGCGCCGCCACGGACAAGGAGCGCGCCGCCTTCGAAGACTTGATCACGCGCCTAGATGCGCTTCCGGCGGACACCACCGATGGCGAAACAATCCAGAACGAAGTCTACGCCGTCGGCAAGGACCATGGGTTCGAGCCGCTGCGCGACTGGTTCAAGGCGCTCTACGAAGTGCTATTCGGCGTCGAGAGCGGGCCGCGCTTCGGACAATTCGCGGCGATCTTCGGTGTTCGCGAGACCAGCGCGCTGCTGAAGCGCGGCCTAGCGGGCGAGCTTCTGCAGGCGGGCTAG
- a CDS encoding MlaC/ttg2D family ABC transporter substrate-binding protein yields MTRPVTRGTFLSGLIGLGALAAATDAHAARNSDAETYVQTNAAAALAALGNQSVSSTQRQQQFQRLMTQFADMQRIAIYVVGRYRGSLVEDAALRREWQDTFQAFAIATYEDQFENMSGAAIRVVGSEERTAGRDVVVDSQVRPARGEPMRVQWRVLRAENGWKVTDIAVGRDGVWLGQIQQRQFLAQLDSNRGDIRALMTDIRGRTTSMRQRIMARS; encoded by the coding sequence GTGACCCGTCCCGTTACCCGCGGCACGTTTTTGTCAGGCCTGATTGGCCTGGGCGCGCTCGCCGCTGCAACCGATGCGCATGCGGCGCGTAACTCCGACGCGGAAACGTACGTGCAGACGAACGCCGCCGCGGCGCTTGCCGCACTCGGCAATCAGAGCGTCTCATCGACACAACGCCAACAGCAATTCCAGCGCCTCATGACGCAATTCGCGGACATGCAGCGCATCGCGATCTACGTCGTTGGCCGCTACCGTGGTTCGCTGGTGGAAGACGCCGCTCTCCGTCGCGAATGGCAAGACACTTTCCAAGCTTTCGCGATCGCCACTTACGAAGATCAGTTCGAGAATATGAGCGGCGCCGCGATCCGCGTCGTTGGCTCTGAAGAGCGCACCGCCGGCCGTGACGTCGTCGTCGACAGCCAAGTGCGTCCCGCGCGCGGCGAACCGATGCGCGTGCAATGGCGCGTGCTGCGGGCCGAGAACGGTTGGAAGGTCACCGACATCGCGGTGGGTCGCGATGGCGTGTGGTTGGGTCAGATTCAGCAGCGTCAGTTCCTGGCGCAGCTCGACTCGAACCGCGGCGACATTCGCGCGCTGATGACGGATATTCGCGGCCGCACCACCTCGATGCGTCAACGCATCATGGCCCGCTCCTAA